The proteins below come from a single Desulfomonilaceae bacterium genomic window:
- a CDS encoding sigma-54 dependent transcriptional regulator — translation MHNPPRILIIDDEELALSNLEHILKKQGYEIVTADSGPKGLNAVRTDTFDVVLTDLKMEKVDGMQILDECRKKHPHVEVIMITGYATVDSAIDAMKKGAYHYVSKPYRIDSARKIVAEAIEKIRLREENLHLKQELKKLQEIGQVKIITKDPAMLKILETARQVAPTDCNVLITGESGTGKELMARFVHEHSSRSSSTLMAVNCGTFNEELLTNELFGHEKGAFTGAHISKPGLIEMANGGTLFLDEITEMSTNMQAKLLRVIQERQLMRVGGTSVINVDVRIIAATNRNIQDAVLSKEFRKDLYYRLNVVSLDLPPLAARKNDIPLLAQFFLEKHSKLMRRDVPTLSKEVLETLRNYDFPGNVRELENIIERGIALSTEGVIDEKHLPDDIRDFQITTYRRKDGAFPTLEEQEIRYIKQVLVESGGNKTLAAETLGIDRVSLWRKIKRYGLE, via the coding sequence ATGCACAATCCCCCGAGAATCCTCATAATAGACGATGAGGAACTGGCGCTTTCTAACTTGGAACATATCCTCAAGAAGCAGGGTTACGAAATTGTCACTGCCGACAGCGGGCCCAAAGGTCTTAACGCTGTCCGAACAGATACTTTTGATGTGGTTCTTACCGATCTTAAAATGGAGAAAGTGGACGGCATGCAGATCTTGGATGAATGCCGTAAGAAACATCCTCATGTAGAAGTCATAATGATTACCGGGTACGCCACTGTCGATTCGGCGATCGACGCGATGAAAAAGGGAGCCTATCACTATGTGTCAAAACCCTATCGGATAGACTCGGCTCGTAAAATAGTCGCTGAGGCCATAGAAAAAATTCGATTGCGAGAAGAGAACCTGCATCTTAAACAGGAACTTAAGAAATTGCAGGAAATAGGGCAGGTCAAGATAATCACCAAAGATCCCGCAATGTTGAAGATCCTGGAAACCGCCAGACAGGTAGCTCCGACTGATTGCAATGTTTTAATAACTGGTGAATCGGGAACGGGAAAAGAGTTGATGGCCCGCTTTGTCCATGAACACAGTTCAAGAAGTTCATCCACCTTGATGGCGGTCAATTGTGGGACATTCAATGAAGAGTTGCTGACTAACGAACTTTTCGGTCATGAAAAGGGAGCGTTTACCGGCGCCCATATCAGTAAACCCGGTTTGATCGAAATGGCGAATGGAGGAACCTTATTTCTCGACGAAATTACCGAGATGTCCACCAACATGCAGGCAAAGCTGCTAAGGGTAATACAGGAAAGGCAACTTATGAGGGTAGGTGGAACGTCTGTCATCAATGTGGATGTCCGCATTATCGCGGCTACAAATAGAAACATCCAGGACGCCGTCCTTTCCAAAGAATTTAGAAAGGACCTTTATTACCGTCTGAACGTCGTGTCGCTGGACCTGCCTCCATTGGCGGCCCGTAAGAATGATATACCGTTACTTGCCCAGTTTTTCCTGGAGAAGCATTCAAAGTTGATGCGACGTGATGTGCCGACGTTGTCCAAAGAGGTTCTTGAAACCTTGAGGAATTATGATTTCCCAGGCAATGTCCGTGAGCTTGAAAATATCATAGAACGAGGAATCGCCTTATCAACTGAAGGGGTGATTGATGAAAAACACCTCCCTGACGATATAAGAGATTTCCAGATTACAACCTACAGGCGTAAGGACGGCGCTTTTCCAACACTTGAAGAGCAGGAGATAAGATATATAAAACAGGTGCTGGTGGAGAGCGGAGGAAACAAAACTCTGGCTGCCGAGACCCTCGGAATCGACAGGGTATCTCTTTGGCGTAAGATAAAGAGATACGGCCTTGAGTAA